A single region of the Brachypodium distachyon strain Bd21 chromosome 3, Brachypodium_distachyon_v3.0, whole genome shotgun sequence genome encodes:
- the LOC100835743 gene encoding protein LSD1 isoform X1 codes for MPVPLAPYPTPPAPFTPPTPNAGAQSQLVCSGCRNLLMYPAGATSVCCAVCSTVTAVPAPGTEMAQLVCGGCHTLLMYIRGATSVQCSCCHTVNLAMEANQVAHVNCGNCRMLLMYQYGARSVKCAVCSFVTSVGATPGADQKSSN; via the exons ATGCCGGTTCCCCTTGCCCCTTATCCAACTCCACCTGCACCGTTCACACCACCCACTCCCAATGCAG GGGCTCAAAGCCAGCTTGTCTGCTCCGGGTGCCGGAATCTGCTCATGTACCCTGCCGGCGCGACGTCGGTATGCTGCGCAGTTTGCAGTACCGTGACCGCTGTGCCGGCTCCCG GGACGGAGATGGCGCAGTTAGTTTGCGGAGGATGCCACACTCTCCTAATGTACATACGTGGCGCGACAAGTGTGCAATGTTCTTGTTGCCACACTGTGAACCTGGCCATGGAAG CGAATCAGGTTGCGCATGTAAACTGCGGGAACTGCCGAATGCTGCTCATGTACCAGTACGGCGCAAGGTCTGTTAAATGTGCGGTCTGCAGTTTTGTGACATCAGTTGGG GCAACACCTGGTGCAGACCAGAAGTCCAGCAACTGA
- the LOC100837400 gene encoding nucleolar GTP-binding protein 1 codes for MRAAAGGRAFQLHLLCPRRPWRPPPPATAPISHSAPAAGRLHHRRPPNGFLSTLEPGVSAIYLCHHIHSATSSVSLEDRSRTELTDGLSGGLVQKTEMVGAFQRIPMVMPATDILMSAQRKSRNIPPTKGITNIAKRERNKGAKQLDALMKELSVPLRTYTENFPRRRDLHPYERSLIELTFGEGYYEKVLGRVDALRKKITSVGKQHASVCAKSLTKREAEERLSEGRKELEEVFQRGQNAIDDLINVAKALRSMPVVDPHIPTLCLVGSPNVGKSSLVRILSTGKPEVCSYPFTTRGILMGHIVSNHERFQVTDTPGLLTRHDDDRNNIERLTLAVLSYMPIAVLYVHDLSEDCGTKVADQYITYRHIKERFGDRLWINVISKCDLLDKTVPSGFDDYDDEEVGRYRRFGPEDAIRVSVQSQVGTEELKQRVHHLLTSQMTRIKANKGDNEIQGADSNASR; via the exons ATGcgcgcagcagcaggaggccgCGCCTTCCAGCTCCACCTCCTctgcccgcgccggccatggcgacctcctcctcccgccacCGCGCCTATCTCCCActccgcccccgcggcggGGCGCCTCCACCACCGTCGCCCTCCCAACG GTTTTTTGTCGACTCTGGAGCCAGGAGTTTCTGCGATATACTTGTGCCATCACATCCATTCTGCGACGTCTAGTGTTTCCTTAGAGGACAGGTCACGGACAGAGTTAACAGATGGATTAAGT GGGGGCCTTGTGCAAAAAACTGAGATGGTTGGTGCATTTCAGAGAATACCAATGGTAATGCCTGCAACTGATATACTTATGTCAGCACAGAGGAAATCAAGAAATATACCACCCACAAAGG GTATAACAAACATTGCCAAGCGTGAAAGGAACAAAGGTGCAAAGCAACTTGATGCCTTAATGAAA GAACTTTCTGTGCCACTGAGAACGTATACAGAGAACTTCCCTAGGAGGAGAGATTTGCATCCTTATGAGAGATCTCTCATTGAGTTGACTTTTGGGGAGGGATATTATGAAAAG GTACTTGGACGAGTGGATGCTCTTAGAAAAAAGATAACTTCTGTAGGGAAGCAACATGCTTCTGTCTGTGCTAAG TCATTAACGAAACGTGAAGCAGAGGAACGACTCAGTGAG GGCCGGAAGGAACTTGAGGAAGTTTTCCAGCGTGGTCAGAATGCGATTGACGACTTAATAAACGTTGCAAAG GCTTTGCGTTCCATGCCAGTTGTTGATCCACATATACCAACACTTTGTCTTGTTGGATCACCCAATGTGGGAAAGTCATCATTAGTCCGCATATTATCTACAGGGAAACCTGAG GTCTGTAGCTACCCTTTCACAACAAGAGGGATTCTAATGGGTCATATCGTCTCCAATCATGAACGGTTTCAG GTTACTGACACTCCAGGACTTCTCACAAGACATGATG ATGACAGGAATAACATAGAGAGATTGACACTCGCTGTCCTTTCTTACATGCCAATTGCTGTCCTGTATGTTCATGATCTATCTGAAGACTGTGGGACTAAGGTGGCTGATCAG TACATCACGTACAGGCATATAAAGGAACGATTTGGCGATCGCCTATGGATCAACGTTATATCCAAATGTGATCTTCTGGACAAGACCGTACCCTCTGGCTTCGACGATTATGATGACGAAGAAGTAGGGAGATACAGAAGGTTTGGGCCAGAGGATGCCATCCGAGTATCTGTGCAGAGCCAAGTTGGCACAGAAGAG cTAAAGCAAAGAGTGCATCATCTACTAACCTCCCAGATGACTCGGATCAAAGCCAACAAGGGCGACAATGAAATCCAGGGAGCAGATAGCAATGCTTCTCGGTAA
- the LOC100836880 gene encoding transcription factor MAMYB yields MEFIDDEWDSQPRARVIHSRAAPNANSSPATADHASRSLPHTAACAAAAVLLLAAAYSLDAAYQVFSSILIWIAASLLLAPFAPSSATGGDISVGRGSPLPEQEPAEEPSPDPTPATRRGRRQNTTPAPAKPSDPIDPPVQQRPPRKEATGGSTGAVGGGEKEEDVGEWTDQEMELLRRQMVKHPAGEPQRWEKIAAVFGGRRTPESVIRAAKSGGAAAAAAGGSFEQFLRKRKPLDPRAEAAEADEGGSAGGGDGGGDGGWSAGDDRALLNALKEFPKDTAMRWEKVAAAVPGKTKAGCMKRVTELKRDFRSSKTSSDIAQ; encoded by the coding sequence atggAGTTCATCGACGACGAGTGGGACTCCcagccgcgcgcgcgcgtcatccactcccgcgccgcccctAACGCCAACTCTTCCCCCGCCACAGCGGACCACGCGTCCCGCTCCCTCCCCCacaccgccgcctgcgccgcggcggccgtgctcctcctcgccgccgcctactCCCTCGACGCGGCCTACCAGGTCTTCTCTTCCATCCTCATATGgatcgccgcctccctcctgcTAGCCCCCTTCgcgccctcctccgccaccggcggcgacatCTCCGtcggccgcggcagcccccTCCCGGAGCAGGAACCGGCCGAGGAGCCCTCCCCGGACCCTACGCCCGCCACCCGCCGCGGTCGCCGCCAGAACACGACCCCGGCGCCCGCAAAGCCGTCAGATCCGATCGATCCTCCCGTCCAGCAGCGTCCGCCGCGGAAGGAGGCGACGGGTGGGTCCACCGGTGCTGTGGGCGGAGGtgagaaggaggaggacgtcGGCGAGTGGACCGATCAGGAAATGGAGCTTCTCCGGCGGCAGATGGTGAAGCACCCGGCCGGGGAGCCCCAGCGCTGGGAGAAGATCGCCGCGGTGTTCGGCGGGCGGCGCACGCCGGAGAGCGTCATCCGTGCGGCTAAGtcgggcggcgccgcggcagcagcagccggggGCTCGTTCGAGCAGTTCCTGCGCAAGCGCAAGCCGCTGGACCCGAGGGCCGAGGCGGCCGAAGCTGACGAAGGTGGCAGTGCTGGaggaggcgatggtggtgggGACGGTGGGTGGAGCGCTGGTGACGACCGGGCTCTACTGAATGCACTCAAGGAGTTCCCCAAGGACACCGCAATGAGGTGGGAGAAGGTGGCTGCGGCGGTGCCTGGGAAGACGAAGGCCGGGTGCATGAAGAGGGTCACTGAGCTCAAGCGCGACTTCCGGAGCAGCAAGACGTCGTCTGATATAGCACAATAG
- the LOC100821719 gene encoding probable LRR receptor-like serine/threonine-protein kinase At3g47570 yields the protein MSPALKLLLLPHLLLLTSTACSQALPFSNGTDLNALLAFKAGINRHSDALASWNTSIDLCKWRGVICSYWHKQRVSALNLSSAGLIGYISPSVGNLTYLTSLDLSYNLLHGEIPQTIGQLTQMSYLDLSNNSLQGEMPWTIGRLSQLTYLYLSNNSLHGEITHGLRNCTRLVSIKLDLNNLSREIPDWLGGLSRIETISIGKNSFTGSMPSSLGNLSSLLRLYLNENQLSGPIPESLGRLGNLESLALQVNHLSGNIPRTLFNISSLALIGLQMNELQGTLPSNMGNGLRKIRYLILALNHFTGRIPASIANATTIKSMDLSGNNLTGIVPPEIGTLCPNFLMLNGNQLQANTVQDWGFITLLTNCTSLRWITLQNNRFSGELPSSIANLSRELVALDIRYNEISGKIPVGIGSFPKLFKLGLSSNQFTGPIPDSIGRLKMLQFLTLENNLISEMMPSTLGNLTQLQHLSVDNNMLEGPIPPNIGNLQQLVSATFSNNALSGPLPGEIFSLSSLSYILDLSRNHFSSSLPSQVSGLTKLTYLYIHGNNLSGVLPAGLSNCQSLMELRLDGNYFNGVIPSSMSKMRGLVLLNLTKNRLIGAIPQELGLMTGLQELYLAHNNLSAHIPETFENMKSLYRLEVSFNQLDGKVPEHGVFTNLTGFIFYGNDNLCGGIQELHLPPCPTKTMGHTQRITQLIRNVVIPTAIVVFVCFMMALGLFSLKNFKNKLTLTSIRTALVTPSLMGDMYPRVSYSKLYHATNGFTTNNLVGTGRYGCVYKGRMMLKKSVSTVAVKVFDLEQSGSSESFVAECKALGKIRHRNLIGVITCCSCSDFNQNDFKAIVLDFMPYGGLDKWLHPEIYGSNPVKILTLVQRLSIASDIAAALDYLHNNCQPAIVHCDFKPSNILLGEDMVAHVGDFGLAKILTDPEGKQLINSKSSIAGTIGYVAAEYGEGCQISPSGDVYSFGIVLLEMFTGKGPTHGMFTDGLTLLEYAKKAYPAQLMEIIDPLLLSVERIQGDLNSIMYSVTRLALACSRKRPTERLSMRDVVAEMHRIMARYAAEATSESSFE from the exons ATGTCTCCTGCTCTAAAATTGCTTCTCTTGCCACACCTGCTCCTACTCACATCGACTGCATGTTCTCAGGCATTGCCATTCAGCAATGGGACTGATCTCAATGCCTTGCTAGCGTTCAAGGCAGGTATAAACCGCCATTCAGATGCACTGGCCTCATGGAACACAAGCATTGACTTGTGCAAGTGGCGTGGTGTCATCTGCAGCTACTGGCATAAGCAAAGGGTATCAGCACTGAATCTCTCCTCGGCTGGTCTTATTGGCTATATATCCCCTTCCGTTGGGAACCTCACGTACCTGACAAGTTTAGACCTCAGCTACAATCTACTACACGGTGAAATCCCACAGACAATTGGCCAGTTGACCCAAATGTCATATCTTGACTTATCAAACAATTCGCTCCAAGGTGAAATGCCCTGGACAATCGGCCGGTTATCACAGTTAACATACCTATACCTATCAAACAATTCGCTTCATGGGGAGATCACACATGGCCTGAGGAACTGCACTCGCCTTGTCAGTATCAAACTTGACCTGAACAACCTCAGTCGAGAAATCCCTGATTGGCTTGGAGGCTTGTCAAGGATTGAAACCATATCAATAGGAAAGAACAGCTTCACTGGTAGCATGCCATCATCACTTGGAAACCTTTCATCACTACTTAGATTGTACCTCAATGAGAACCAGCTGAGCGGTCCAATCCCTGAGAGCCTTGGCAGGCTTGGTAACCTTGAATCCCTGGCACTGCAAGTAAACCACCTCTCAGGCAACATCCCGAGAACGCTCTTCAACATTTCTTCACTCGCCCTCATTGGTCTGCAAATGAATGAACTGCAGGGTACACTGCCCTCCAACATGGGCAATGGCCTTCGAAAAATCCGATACCTTATCCTTGCTCTGAACCATTTCACAGGAAGAATTCCAGCTTCAATTGCAAATGCAACCACAATTAAATCCATGGACCTCTCAGGTAACAACCTCACCGGAATCGTGCCTCCAGAGATTGGAACACTCTGCCCAAACTTTCTGATGCTCAATGGAAACCAGCTGCAGGCAAACACTGTTCAGGACTGGGGGTTCATCACTTTGCTGACAAACTGTACAAGCCTTCGTTGGATCACGTTGCAAAACAATAGGTTCAGCGGTGAGCTTCCAAGCTCTATTGCCAACCTATCTCGGGAACTTGTAGCCCTAGATATCAGATATAATGAAATTTCTGGCAAGATACCAGTTGGCATTGGCAGCTTTCCCAAACTATTCAAGCTAGGGCTCTCTAGCAACCAATTTACTGGCCCCATACCAGACAGCATAGGAAGGTTGAAGATGCTCCAGTTCTTGACACTAGAGAATAACTTAATCTCTGAGATGATGCCATCCACACTTGGGAACTTAACACAGTTGCAGCACCTTTCAGTAGATAACAATATGTTGGAGGGACCTATTCCCCCAAACATTGGGAATCTACAACAGCTTGTCAGTGCAACCTTTTCGAACAATGCACTTTCAGGTCCATTACCTGGAGAGATCTTTAGCCTGTCATCCTTGTCATACATTCTGGATTTGTCTAGGAATCATTTTAGTAGTTCTCTTCCATCCCAAGTTAGTGGTCTCACAAAGTTAACATACTTGTACATCCATGGGAACAACTTATCTGGGGTGTTGCCAGCCGGTCTCAGCAATTGTCAGAGCTTGATGGAGCTCCGTTTGGATGGTAACTACTTCAATGGTGTTATTCCTTCGTCTATGAGTAAAATGAGAGGCTTGGTGCTGCTAAACTTGACCAAAAACAGACTCATTGGCGCAATTCCTCAAGAATTAGGACTCATGACTGGCCTACAGGAACTGTATCTTGCACATAATAACTTGTCTGCACATATCCCTGAGACCTTCGAAAACATGAAATCATTGTACCGGCTAGAGGTATCCTTTAACCAACTTGATGGGAAAGTTCCAGAACATGGTGTGTTCACCAATTTAACCGGGTTCATTTTTTACGGGAATGATAACCTTTGTGGTGGTATTCAAGAGTTGCATTTGCCTCCATGTCCAACAAAAACAATGGGACACACTCAAAGGATAACCCAACTCATTCGAAATGTAGTGATCCCAACTGCTATTGTCGTCTTTGTATGCTTCATGATGGCACTAGGTTTGTTCTCattaaaaaacttcaaaaataaattaacacTGACATCTATTAGAACAGCATTGGTAACTCCTTCCTTGATGGGTGACATGTACCCTCGAGTTTCTTATTCCAAGTTGTACCATGCAACAAATGGCTTCACAACCAACAATTTGGTCGGTACAGGACGATATGGATGTGTTTATAAGGGAAGGATGATGCTCAAGAAGTCAGTGAGTACTGTGGCTGTGAAGGTTTTTGACCTTGAACAATCTGGTTCTTCAGAAAGTTTTGTGGCCGAGTGTAAGGCACTTGGTAAAATTCGCCACCGTAACTTGATTGGTGTCATAACTTGCTGCTCTTGCTCTGACTTTAACCAGAATGACTTCAAAGCAATTGTTCTCGATTTCATGCCTTATGGGGGTCTTGATAAGTGGTTACACCCAGAAATATATGGATCAAATCCAGTCAAAATTCTAACATTAGTGCAAAGATTGAGCATTGCTTCCGACATTGCTGCTGCTCTAGACTATTTGCACAACAACTGCCAGCCAGCGATAGTTCACTGTGACTTCAAGCCCAGTAATATTCTTCTTGGGGAGGACATGGTTGCTCACGTTGGGGACTTTGGCCTTGCTAAGATTCTCACTGATCCAGAAGGCAAGCAATTGATCAATTCAAAGAGTTCGATAGCGGGAACAATTGGATATGTTGCTGCAG AATACGGTGAAGGTTGTCAAATTTCTCCGAGTGGGGATGTCTACAGCTTCGGTATCGTGCTCCTTGAGATGTTTACAGGGAAGGGACCTACACATGGCATGTTTACCGATGGATTGACCTTGCTCGAGTATGCAAAGAAGGCTTATCCAGCACAACTAATGGAAATTATTGACCCCCTTCTGCTATCAGTGGAGAGGATACAGGGAGATCTGAATAGTATCATGTACTCCGTCACAAGACTTGCCCTGGCATGCAGCAGGAAAAGACCAACTGAGAGGTTGTCCATGAGAGATGTTGTAGCTGAGATGCACCGGATAATGGCTCGCTATGCTGCAGAAGCAACTAGTGAGAGTAGTTTTGAGTGA
- the LOC100835743 gene encoding protein LSD1 isoform X2 translates to MPVPLAPYPTPPAPFTPPTPNAGTEMAQLVCGGCHTLLMYIRGATSVQCSCCHTVNLAMEANQVAHVNCGNCRMLLMYQYGARSVKCAVCSFVTSVGATPGADQKSSN, encoded by the exons ATGCCGGTTCCCCTTGCCCCTTATCCAACTCCACCTGCACCGTTCACACCACCCACTCCCAATGCAG GGACGGAGATGGCGCAGTTAGTTTGCGGAGGATGCCACACTCTCCTAATGTACATACGTGGCGCGACAAGTGTGCAATGTTCTTGTTGCCACACTGTGAACCTGGCCATGGAAG CGAATCAGGTTGCGCATGTAAACTGCGGGAACTGCCGAATGCTGCTCATGTACCAGTACGGCGCAAGGTCTGTTAAATGTGCGGTCTGCAGTTTTGTGACATCAGTTGGG GCAACACCTGGTGCAGACCAGAAGTCCAGCAACTGA
- the LOC100836568 gene encoding tobamovirus multiplication protein 2A: MACRGFFECVLKLLNFVVMVVGLAMAGYGAYLLVLWLQVLSPPLPPSPAPPAAVAPSGGDLVRLGRPMLLLLDASLSDNGTVERLSSAWFIFAFIGIGVILFITSIFGCAGASTRSGCCLSTYSFLIILFILVELAAGCFIFFDHDWKNVIPVDKTGNFDMIYSFLKENWRIAKWVALGSVVFEALLFTVALIVQSGIQDDYDSDDEYIGARSGVRQPLVNKQAAADPRVPNLDYRPIRNDAWSQRMRDKYGVDTFDPNRFQQATISPAEQRSRCTIL, translated from the exons ATGGCGTGCAGGGGCTTCTTCGAGTGCGTCCTCAAGCTGCTCAACTTCGTGGTCATGGTGGTCGGGCTGGCCATGGCCGGCTACGGCGCGTACCTGCTCGTGCTCTGGCTCCAGGtgctctcgccgccgctgcctccgtctccggcgccgcctgcgGCCGTGGCCCCTAGCGGCGGCGACCTGGTGCGGCTGGGGCGGCCGATGCTGCTCCTTCTCGATGCGTCCCTGTCTGATAATGGGACCGTGGAGAGGCTCTCCAGCGCATG GTTTATTTTTGCGTTTATTGGCATTGGCGTCATACTCTTTATTACCTCCATTTTCGGTTGTGCTGGTGCTTCAACGAGGAGCGGATGCTGCTTATCCACT TATTCATTCCTCATCATTTTGTTCATACTAGTAGAGCTTGCTGCAGGATGCTTCATTTTCTTCGACCATGACTGGAAAAAT GTAATTCCAGTTGATAAGACTGGCAACTTTGACATGATCTACAGTTTCCTGAAAGAAAATTGGAGAATTGCAAAATGGGTTGCACTTGGTTCTGTTGTGTTTGAG GCATTGTTGTTCACTGTAGCGCTCATAGTGCAGTCAGGCATTCAAGATGATTATGACAGTGATGACGAGTATATTGGCGCGAGGTCTGGAGTCCGTCAGCCATTGGTGAATAAGCAAGCTGCTGCTGATCCTAGGGTGCCCAACCTTGACTACCGTCCAATCCGGAACGATGCATGGAGCCAAAGAATGAGAGACAAG TACGGGGTGGATACCTTTGATCCGAACCGGTTCCAACAGGCCACGATATCTCCCGCAGAACAAAGAAGCCGATGCACAATCCTCTGA